From one Luteipulveratus mongoliensis genomic stretch:
- a CDS encoding DUF4352 domain-containing protein — MNATRRLRLAVIPAAFAALALAGCQDEAPTAQAPTAPATSAAPTQAPTAAPSTQAPAPSTSEAPSAPSSSAASTGVECDSTLSSNRPGNVQSKPIGTKQSASGLGFSKDESVEVTVSKPTIDATSTDDYFPGDNMVVLEFPTTIKAVKGSAVVSYLNFSLIDPNDNPCNPDVSGTVVPKTKQLDVTTVKEGDSLSGLLVFAAPKGADYTKYRVIFAEDNGGKADLGWTAS, encoded by the coding sequence ATGAACGCCACCCGCCGTCTGCGCCTTGCCGTCATCCCGGCCGCATTCGCAGCGCTTGCCCTTGCTGGTTGCCAGGACGAGGCACCTACGGCCCAGGCCCCCACGGCCCCGGCAACGTCCGCCGCCCCGACGCAGGCGCCGACCGCGGCGCCGTCCACGCAGGCTCCGGCCCCGAGCACGTCCGAGGCTCCCTCGGCGCCGAGCTCGTCGGCTGCTTCGACCGGCGTGGAGTGCGACTCGACTCTGAGCAGCAACCGACCCGGCAACGTGCAGTCCAAGCCGATCGGCACCAAGCAGTCCGCTTCTGGTCTGGGCTTCAGCAAGGACGAGTCCGTCGAGGTCACGGTGTCGAAGCCGACCATCGACGCGACGAGCACCGACGACTACTTCCCGGGCGACAACATGGTTGTCCTCGAGTTCCCGACCACCATCAAGGCGGTCAAGGGGTCGGCGGTCGTCTCCTACCTCAACTTCTCGCTGATCGACCCCAACGACAACCCGTGTAACCCGGATGTCAGCGGCACGGTCGTCCCCAAGACCAAGCAGCTCGATGTGACCACGGTCAAGGAGGGCGACAGCCTCAGCGGCCTGCTCGTCTTCGCGGCGCCGAAGGGTGCGGACTACACCAAGTACCGCGTCATCTTCGCCGAGGACAACGGTGGCAAGGCCGACCTCGGCTGGACCGCCTCCTGA
- a CDS encoding AAA family ATPase — protein MALADITRDDVLAAINEFDAQGRGAFLESYGFSPTDDHQLVFEGRPYDVPALTAASHGFARPEFGALTPLSMPHDLSAVAGHLHDLGFEVKSTHHAPRPNPQRQLDLKRWQTTYDLVRECVKADPAAQTLLQQGENHRAERDEEARELLKDLALSRDVEAFVEQASVWSRRPGPYSSLSQTAPTWLGQLMAHTAGRERDLADLLVDVTLTPEDEEQAATRIRAVQEFIGSGGPDASRIPTVLSVFWSTDRDSTWPALWPQGADTFQTLGWMGRHLTHAERYIAYAELCHSLEPDDPRRVEWVVGYLASRQPFVGLGTALPDICEEAGSLFMDYHPGAGYPSPGEEARAAGLALQLRGSATLAVRSLLGPLAEATGLRLHETNLQARTGISKDAPYRVDAHATWALPGGTSAPGFRMWITRSGVAVGLHSGWDGQGSAQRHEEIGRRVERFLPDDMSFMTIRPVTSADRVHPAERVYPGGDIFVGRWWPHPDSLGRADFADDIIETVKALAPLVEVMSGKEPTPTGPLDLDLLAQLERFVAERPYPSERDTWHQEQRRTLAAAMEPAALDAFDLVAFRRLLNGRAYGHPGSNSVFNARLGAMDAAELDDLAVRLKDLLWGEDDDRDRIESILSPEGGITGLGEAVIMKLLAVTNPGRYLPIYPLGGADGKIALARVLGVDLPEVEGQSRAKQHLVANDRLRARLEPLLPGDPWGQVQFALWLLRTGESAADPERDLIAEAASELLVEEDFLREVHGLLEDKKQVIFYGPPGTGKTYLAQRLAAALQPDYTKRAVVQFHPSTSYEDFFEGFRPRLDAGGQMVYELRKGPLALLVEAAEADPTTPHIMLIDEINRANLPRVFGELLFLLEYRSQSVMTSYRPDEGFELPPNLYFVGTMNTADRSIALVDAALRRRFHFVPFMPHEGPMEGLLARWLAKHDGPVWVAGIVDRVNAELRQALRGPHLQIGHSHFMTEGLDDAAMKRIWTYSVYPFIEDQFYGREDLLRTFTWQAVLERHASNAQAEVGALPPSPKR, from the coding sequence GTGGCCCTGGCCGACATCACGCGAGACGACGTCCTCGCAGCCATCAACGAGTTCGATGCCCAGGGACGAGGCGCTTTCCTCGAGTCATACGGGTTCAGTCCGACCGACGACCACCAGCTGGTGTTCGAGGGCCGGCCCTACGACGTGCCGGCGCTGACCGCGGCGTCGCACGGATTCGCGCGACCTGAGTTCGGCGCCCTGACACCCCTGTCCATGCCGCACGACCTGAGCGCGGTGGCAGGGCATCTGCACGACCTCGGGTTCGAGGTCAAGAGCACGCACCACGCTCCGCGACCCAACCCCCAGCGCCAGCTCGACCTCAAACGCTGGCAGACGACGTACGACCTGGTCCGCGAGTGCGTGAAGGCCGACCCGGCCGCGCAGACGCTGCTCCAGCAGGGTGAGAACCACCGCGCCGAGCGCGACGAGGAAGCGCGCGAGCTGCTCAAGGACCTCGCCCTGTCGCGTGACGTCGAGGCCTTCGTCGAGCAGGCATCCGTGTGGTCCCGGCGACCTGGGCCCTACTCCTCCCTGAGCCAGACGGCGCCGACCTGGTTGGGCCAGCTCATGGCTCACACCGCCGGCCGCGAGCGTGACCTGGCCGACCTCCTGGTCGACGTGACGTTGACGCCGGAGGACGAGGAGCAGGCCGCTACCCGCATCCGCGCGGTCCAGGAGTTCATCGGCAGCGGCGGTCCGGATGCCTCGCGGATCCCGACGGTGCTGTCGGTCTTCTGGTCCACGGATCGCGACTCCACCTGGCCCGCCCTGTGGCCGCAGGGCGCGGACACCTTCCAGACCCTGGGCTGGATGGGCCGACACCTGACCCACGCCGAGCGCTACATCGCGTACGCCGAGCTGTGCCACTCCCTCGAGCCGGACGACCCGCGCCGGGTCGAGTGGGTCGTGGGCTACCTCGCGTCGCGCCAGCCGTTCGTCGGGCTGGGCACCGCGCTGCCGGACATCTGCGAGGAAGCCGGCTCGCTGTTCATGGACTACCACCCGGGCGCGGGCTATCCGAGCCCGGGCGAGGAGGCGCGCGCTGCCGGTCTGGCGCTGCAGCTGCGCGGATCCGCGACGCTGGCGGTCCGCTCGCTGCTCGGACCGCTGGCCGAGGCCACCGGTCTGCGGCTGCACGAGACCAACCTGCAGGCCCGCACCGGCATCTCCAAGGACGCCCCCTACCGCGTCGATGCGCACGCCACCTGGGCGCTGCCCGGAGGTACGAGTGCGCCCGGCTTCCGGATGTGGATCACCCGGTCCGGGGTCGCCGTCGGTCTCCACTCCGGTTGGGACGGCCAGGGGAGTGCGCAGCGGCACGAGGAGATCGGCCGCCGCGTCGAGCGCTTCCTGCCTGACGACATGTCCTTCATGACGATCCGGCCGGTGACCTCCGCCGACCGCGTCCACCCCGCAGAGCGGGTCTACCCGGGCGGCGACATCTTCGTCGGCCGCTGGTGGCCGCACCCGGACTCTCTGGGCCGCGCGGACTTCGCCGACGACATCATCGAGACGGTCAAGGCCCTCGCGCCTCTCGTCGAGGTGATGAGCGGCAAGGAGCCGACGCCGACTGGTCCTCTCGACCTCGACCTGCTCGCCCAGCTGGAGCGGTTCGTCGCAGAGCGTCCCTACCCGTCCGAGCGCGATACCTGGCACCAGGAGCAGCGACGCACGCTCGCTGCCGCCATGGAGCCGGCCGCGCTGGACGCGTTCGACCTGGTCGCCTTCCGGCGCCTGCTCAACGGCCGCGCCTACGGCCACCCCGGCTCCAACTCGGTGTTCAACGCGCGTCTCGGTGCGATGGACGCTGCAGAGCTCGATGACCTCGCTGTCCGGCTGAAGGACCTGCTGTGGGGTGAGGACGACGACCGCGACCGGATCGAGTCGATCCTGTCGCCCGAGGGTGGCATCACCGGTCTCGGCGAGGCCGTGATCATGAAGCTCCTCGCGGTCACCAACCCTGGTCGTTACCTGCCGATCTACCCGCTCGGCGGCGCCGACGGCAAGATCGCGCTGGCTCGCGTGCTGGGTGTCGATCTGCCTGAGGTAGAGGGGCAGTCGCGCGCCAAGCAGCACCTGGTGGCCAACGACCGCCTCCGTGCGCGTCTCGAGCCGTTGTTGCCCGGCGACCCTTGGGGTCAGGTGCAGTTCGCGCTGTGGCTGCTGCGCACAGGCGAGTCGGCGGCCGACCCGGAGCGTGACCTGATCGCCGAGGCAGCCAGTGAGCTGCTCGTCGAGGAGGACTTCCTGCGTGAGGTCCATGGCCTGCTCGAGGACAAGAAGCAGGTCATCTTCTACGGCCCGCCCGGCACCGGTAAGACCTACCTCGCCCAGCGCCTCGCGGCAGCTCTGCAGCCGGACTACACCAAGCGGGCGGTCGTGCAGTTCCACCCGTCGACGTCGTACGAGGACTTCTTCGAAGGCTTCCGTCCGCGGCTGGACGCCGGTGGGCAGATGGTCTACGAGCTGCGCAAGGGGCCGTTGGCGCTCCTGGTCGAGGCCGCGGAGGCAGACCCGACGACGCCGCACATCATGCTGATCGACGAGATCAACCGCGCCAACCTGCCGCGGGTGTTCGGTGAGCTGCTGTTCCTGCTGGAGTACCGCTCGCAGAGCGTGATGACGTCTTACCGGCCGGACGAGGGCTTCGAGCTCCCGCCGAACCTCTACTTCGTCGGCACCATGAACACCGCCGACCGGTCGATCGCCCTCGTCGATGCCGCGCTGCGCCGCCGCTTCCACTTCGTGCCGTTCATGCCGCACGAGGGCCCGATGGAGGGTCTGCTCGCTCGATGGCTGGCCAAGCACGACGGTCCGGTCTGGGTGGCCGGCATCGTCGACCGCGTCAACGCCGAGCTGCGGCAGGCGCTGCGTGGTCCGCACCTGCAGATCGGGCACAGCCACTTCATGACCGAGGGCCTGGACGACGCAGCGATGAAGCGGATCTGGACCTACAGCGTCTACCCGTTCATCGAGGACCAGTTCTACGGCCGCGAGGACCTGCTGCGGACGTTCACGTGGCAGGCGGTCCTGGAGCGGCACGCCTCCAACGCTCAGGCCGAGGTCGGCGCGCTGCCGCCTTCGCCCAAGCGCTGA
- a CDS encoding DUF4352 domain-containing protein — MTTRRMRFAVVPVALAAMALAACQDDAPTAVVPTGQPTAPTAAPTAPATQEPTAEPTQAPVTPTEQPSPTSSATYSPPAAGGAGVCSSSSSYEGQPGPAAKPIGSLQTFDKSGTVEITVSKPTIDTKPTSSTYYPGEGMVTAIFPVTMKPTSASYFITSPLKFTLVDDSKRPCKRDTLNYAVPEAQQIQVKSLRQGEALSTKLVFAVPKSADLTKYQVLFTENYPGVANVAWTAS; from the coding sequence ATGACCACACGACGCATGCGCTTTGCTGTTGTACCCGTCGCACTGGCCGCCATGGCGCTCGCGGCGTGTCAGGACGACGCCCCGACCGCGGTGGTGCCGACCGGACAGCCGACCGCCCCGACCGCGGCGCCGACTGCTCCGGCCACGCAGGAGCCGACAGCCGAGCCGACCCAAGCTCCGGTCACTCCGACCGAGCAGCCCTCACCGACCTCGTCAGCCACCTACTCGCCGCCTGCCGCAGGTGGCGCGGGTGTGTGCTCCAGCTCCAGCAGCTACGAGGGCCAGCCCGGTCCGGCGGCCAAGCCGATCGGATCACTGCAGACGTTCGACAAGAGCGGCACGGTGGAGATCACGGTCAGTAAGCCGACCATCGACACCAAGCCGACGAGCAGCACCTACTACCCCGGTGAGGGCATGGTCACGGCGATCTTCCCCGTGACGATGAAGCCGACCAGCGCGTCGTACTTCATCACTTCGCCGCTGAAGTTCACGCTCGTCGATGACAGCAAGCGTCCGTGCAAGCGCGACACCTTGAACTACGCGGTGCCCGAGGCCCAGCAGATTCAGGTCAAGAGCCTGCGTCAGGGTGAGGCGCTGTCCACGAAGCTGGTCTTCGCGGTGCCGAAGTCGGCAGACCTGACCAAGTACCAGGTGCTTTTCACCGAGAACTACCCCGGCGTGGCCAACGTTGCCTGGACCGCGTCCTGA
- a CDS encoding DUF6891 domain-containing protein, with the protein MDRESSRGRYFNGAFPPDTVTFAGAIALKVATGVDQRDALVEGFTEIGAEMSSFFPEPNMRPDEVAHLVDLVIRDHNAQVTTASREAIALLEAFDAMTIAGIVYSFAEGGDTQDVLEDIGISARTLVDHGVAVRGYCFAHAGDADELIMNGQLALGYGIFAEAGSTPEEIGKEVAALLREQGLPVRPHLSAEQRIIVGPMIYEIPFTGMDLEDIPEP; encoded by the coding sequence GTGGATCGGGAGTCGTCGCGCGGGCGCTACTTCAACGGGGCGTTCCCGCCGGACACAGTGACCTTTGCGGGCGCCATCGCCCTCAAGGTTGCTACAGGTGTAGATCAACGTGATGCCCTCGTCGAGGGTTTCACCGAGATCGGCGCTGAGATGTCCTCTTTCTTCCCCGAGCCGAACATGCGACCCGACGAGGTCGCGCACCTCGTCGACCTGGTGATCCGCGATCACAATGCTCAGGTGACGACCGCTTCGCGCGAGGCCATCGCGCTGCTCGAGGCGTTCGACGCGATGACGATCGCCGGCATCGTCTACTCCTTCGCCGAGGGCGGTGACACTCAGGACGTGCTGGAGGACATCGGCATCTCGGCGCGCACGCTCGTCGATCACGGCGTCGCGGTGCGCGGCTACTGCTTCGCCCACGCCGGCGATGCCGACGAGCTGATCATGAACGGCCAGCTGGCCCTGGGCTACGGCATCTTCGCCGAGGCCGGCAGCACGCCGGAGGAGATCGGCAAGGAGGTCGCCGCGCTGCTGCGCGAGCAGGGCCTCCCGGTGCGTCCGCACCTGAGCGCCGAGCAGCGCATCATCGTCGGACCCATGATCTACGAGATCCCTTTCACCGGAATGGATCTCGAGGACATCCCCGAGCCCTAG
- a CDS encoding DUF445 domain-containing protein yields MTSPTTSSTTSAGPNLGPADASRRAALRRMRLVATSLLVLAAIVFVLTHGKDGVWGYVNAAAEAAMVGAVADWFAVTAIFRHPLGLPIPHTALIPKKKDQLGASLEDFVTENFLTADIVQERLAQAQIPLRLGRWVSDPVNAEVVVREASPALARAVASVQDDEVRTLLESFFLPRLAQEPVSEVAGHLLEGVLEERAHQGLVDLGIRQVHDWARDNKEAIASIIGARAPWWSPRWLDETVIDRLYLELLTWLADVRDTQQHPARLALDDFLATLAHDLQHDASTQERAEALKTRFLLHPGVADGMVSVWGSVQHTIVEALGDETGPLRRRLTVLLAEAGQRLVTDDELRGAVDRRLHDAVGYIVTTYGREISTLISQTVARWDGDEAARRIELQVGRDLQFIRINGTVVGGLAGLFIYATSQML; encoded by the coding sequence GTGACTAGCCCGACCACCTCGTCGACGACATCGGCCGGTCCCAACCTGGGGCCGGCCGATGCGTCGCGTCGTGCTGCTTTGCGACGGATGCGGCTGGTTGCGACGTCCCTGCTGGTGCTGGCCGCCATCGTCTTCGTGCTCACACACGGCAAGGACGGCGTGTGGGGCTACGTCAACGCGGCGGCTGAGGCCGCGATGGTGGGAGCGGTCGCGGACTGGTTCGCGGTGACGGCGATCTTCCGCCACCCGCTCGGGCTGCCGATCCCACACACCGCACTGATCCCCAAGAAGAAGGACCAGCTCGGAGCAAGTCTCGAGGACTTCGTCACCGAGAACTTCCTGACCGCCGACATCGTCCAGGAGCGGCTGGCTCAGGCGCAGATCCCGCTCCGTCTCGGTCGGTGGGTGTCCGACCCCGTCAACGCCGAGGTCGTCGTCCGAGAGGCGTCGCCGGCCCTGGCTCGCGCTGTCGCGTCGGTCCAGGACGACGAGGTACGCACCCTGCTGGAGTCGTTCTTCCTACCTCGCCTGGCTCAGGAGCCGGTGAGCGAGGTCGCCGGGCACCTCCTCGAGGGTGTGCTGGAGGAACGGGCTCATCAGGGCCTGGTCGATCTGGGCATCCGTCAGGTGCATGACTGGGCGCGCGACAACAAGGAAGCCATCGCCTCGATCATCGGCGCGCGCGCACCGTGGTGGTCGCCACGCTGGCTGGACGAGACGGTTATCGACCGGCTCTATCTCGAGCTGCTCACCTGGCTGGCGGATGTGCGCGATACCCAGCAGCACCCGGCACGCCTGGCACTCGATGACTTCTTGGCGACCCTCGCTCACGACCTGCAGCACGACGCCTCGACGCAGGAGCGCGCCGAGGCTCTGAAGACCCGCTTCCTGCTGCACCCGGGCGTAGCCGACGGGATGGTCTCGGTCTGGGGCTCTGTGCAGCACACCATCGTCGAGGCGCTGGGCGACGAGACCGGCCCACTGCGACGACGCCTCACGGTGCTGCTCGCGGAGGCAGGACAGCGTCTCGTCACCGACGATGAGCTGCGCGGCGCGGTCGACCGACGTCTGCACGACGCCGTCGGCTACATCGTCACGACCTACGGGCGCGAGATCTCGACCTTGATCTCCCAGACGGTTGCCCGATGGGACGGGGACGAGGCCGCGAGGCGCATCGAGCTCCAGGTCGGGCGTGATCTGCAGTTCATCCGGATCAACGGCACCGTGGTCGGTGGCCTGGCCGGGCTGTTCATCTATGCCACCTCACAGATGCTTTGA
- a CDS encoding McrC family protein, with protein sequence MDAMDVDLLEHAESAPVRLPREARKALMSVAHGRVDIRATADPDRVVLVTGSWVGAISVPGLTLRIRPSAPMENLFTMFSAGIPGEGWGSDQIGWSSDADLVDGVAAFVLRSIDEATRRGLLHGYVSVEEDLNLIRGRLLVEQLATRPWAIAQPPCRYDDFTANIPENKLLRCAVRQVLTWPTLPPVVRRDGLRLLARFDGVDDTDARAHRDKIPVTRLNEHYGPSMDLARMALDGVAIRHMEGDQSAHTFLVDMDDLFRRWVTTEISQRLWPEIVVDEQPEHSLDVHDQLQFTPDMLLRRGSRAVLVGDVVYHLGSTPSGPSTDYFPLLTYASALGLGAGMLVYAQADEPPAPEMVVRSIGTRLISVPLRLSVPPARLAGSLDTLAELVRAVAAGALAPAR encoded by the coding sequence ATGGATGCGATGGACGTCGACCTCCTGGAGCACGCCGAGTCAGCCCCGGTGCGGCTGCCCCGGGAGGCGCGCAAGGCGCTGATGTCGGTTGCGCACGGCCGGGTCGACATCAGGGCCACCGCCGACCCGGACCGCGTCGTGCTCGTGACCGGTTCGTGGGTGGGTGCCATCTCGGTGCCCGGCCTGACGCTGCGCATCCGGCCGTCGGCGCCGATGGAGAACCTCTTCACGATGTTCTCCGCCGGGATCCCCGGTGAGGGCTGGGGGAGTGACCAGATCGGCTGGTCCTCCGATGCGGACCTGGTCGATGGCGTCGCCGCTTTCGTGCTGCGTTCGATCGACGAGGCGACCCGACGCGGACTGCTCCACGGCTACGTCTCGGTCGAGGAGGACCTCAACCTCATCCGCGGTCGGCTGCTCGTCGAGCAGCTCGCGACACGACCGTGGGCGATCGCCCAACCTCCTTGCCGTTACGACGACTTCACCGCCAACATCCCCGAGAACAAGCTGCTGAGGTGCGCGGTCCGGCAGGTGCTGACCTGGCCGACCCTGCCCCCGGTCGTACGCCGAGACGGCCTGCGGCTGCTGGCCCGGTTCGACGGTGTCGACGACACGGATGCGCGCGCCCACCGCGACAAGATCCCGGTGACACGCCTCAACGAGCACTACGGCCCCTCGATGGATCTGGCCCGGATGGCCCTCGACGGCGTGGCGATCCGCCACATGGAGGGTGACCAGAGCGCCCACACGTTCCTGGTCGACATGGATGACCTGTTCCGGCGCTGGGTCACCACGGAGATCAGCCAGCGGCTGTGGCCCGAGATCGTGGTCGACGAGCAGCCCGAGCACAGCCTCGACGTGCACGACCAGCTGCAGTTCACGCCGGACATGTTGCTGCGGCGTGGGTCGCGCGCGGTGCTGGTCGGCGACGTCGTCTATCACCTCGGCTCGACTCCGTCAGGGCCGAGCACCGACTACTTCCCGCTGCTGACCTACGCCTCGGCACTTGGTCTGGGGGCGGGCATGCTCGTCTACGCCCAGGCCGACGAGCCGCCGGCGCCGGAGATGGTGGTGCGCAGCATCGGTACCCGACTGATCAGCGTGCCCCTGCGGCTGAGCGTGCCGCCGGCTCGTCTGGCCGGGTCACTCGACACTCTGGCCGAGCTCGTGCGAGCGGTGGCGGCCGGAGCACTCGCGCCGGCTCGCTGA